A single Fibrobacter sp. DNA region contains:
- a CDS encoding EcsC family protein, translated as MEQKENVTAEKLKDKVASILFDLLTDIPESLYGQNNNPDEKVKHLTRQAAFKASTVSATLSIPAGITGILTSIPDIAAVWRIQAQLVSDIAASYGKLAQLSREAMVWCLFRHSAASLLRDVAVRTGSRLVIQKLSMSALQKLVQKLGLKISQKLLSKVVLRAIPAIGAIGNGAYAYYDTKEVGKTAAAYFKALSDQVPDITEAEIVSPDEKTNDK; from the coding sequence GAACAGAAAGAAAATGTCACTGCAGAGAAGTTGAAAGATAAGGTCGCAAGCATTCTTTTCGACCTGCTTACCGACATTCCCGAATCCCTCTATGGACAGAACAACAACCCCGACGAAAAGGTCAAGCATCTTACGCGTCAGGCTGCGTTCAAGGCATCTACCGTCAGTGCCACCCTTTCTATTCCTGCAGGCATCACCGGCATCCTCACCTCCATCCCGGACATTGCCGCCGTATGGCGCATCCAGGCTCAGTTGGTTTCCGACATTGCCGCATCCTATGGAAAGCTGGCCCAGCTCAGCCGGGAAGCTATGGTTTGGTGTCTGTTCCGCCATAGCGCCGCCTCCCTTTTGCGCGACGTGGCCGTCCGCACCGGGAGCCGCCTGGTCATCCAGAAACTTTCAATGAGTGCCCTCCAGAAACTGGTCCAGAAGTTGGGCCTCAAGATTTCCCAGAAGTTGCTGAGCAAGGTCGTCCTCCGCGCCATTCCAGCCATCGGCGCCATCGGTAACGGAGCCTACGCTTATTACGACACCAAAGAAGTGGGAAAAACCGCAGCAGCCTACTTCAAGGCTCTTTCCGACCAAGTCCCCGATATTACCGAGGCTGAAATCGTCTCCCCCGACGAAAAGACCAACGACAAGTAA